The Flavobacterium johnsoniae UW101 genomic interval ACCTTTTTTGATACCAATTGTACCATTATGAGCACCGGTAACTTTTCTGCCAGTCCATTCTACGCTGCTGTTTGAGCTTACGATATTAAAATTTATTGTTTCCATTTTTATTGTATTTAAAAGTACAATACAAAGGAACGGCGGTTATAGAAATGGGTTAGGTGATGTAGATCACATTCGTTTTTTTTAGGTTTGAGGTTCTAAGATACTAAGTTGCTAAGGTCCTAAGGTTTTTTATATAGATGTAGAATTAAAACATTATGACACCTAATTTAAACCATTGCCTGCGGTTTCAACCGCAGGGACACAATGTATAGTTTCAATCTAAATTTCCGTAGTTAAAACCACAGGCAATGTTACTATAGTAATCCATAAAACAATCTGCTCAAATCAGCAAAATCTGCGTGAAAACAAATCTGCTTAAAAAAATCATTTTAATCTGTGGAATCTGTGGCTAAAAAAGCTAAGAATTATGAAGCCGGCTTAAAGTTTCTCTGGAAACTCCTAAATAAGAAGCAATTAAATGTTTTGGCACTAAATTGTACAATTGCGGATATAAAGCCAAAAGTTCTTCATAACGCGTTTTTACATTATTATTCATAAATGATAGAAGGCGTTTTTGAGAAGCAATATACCCTTTATTGGTTCTCCAGCGAAAGAAATGTTCTATTTGATGAAATTCTGCACAGAGTTTTTCGCGATCGGCGCTGGATAAACACAGTACTTCGGCATCTGTAATACAATCTACATTTATTTGTGCGGGAGTTTGGTTATAAAGTGCATTATAATCAGATGTCCACCAGGTTGGCATGGCAAACTGAAGAATGTACATTTTGATTTCATCATTTATAAAGAAAGCTTTCAAACACCCTGAAATCACAAAATATTCACAATCGACTTTATCGCCTTCGCTGATAATCGTTTGTCCTTTTTTAAAAGTCAAAGATTTGAAATGCGAAAAGAAATAATCAAATTCTTCTTGAGTAAGCGAAGCTGTTTTAGCGATATGCTCTTGTAAAAGTGTTTTAGCCTGCATTTTAAATGGATTTTTTGATTTGAAAGTCATTTGTAAAGTTATAAAATCAAATGAACTTATCGATTGTCTATTTCGCATTTCAATTTGTCCGTTTCACCAAAATACCAATATGAAATCGACTGCCGTTGACGCAATTTTGTCCTGTTTAACAACTTAAAATTTAAAATCATGAATGCAAAAACAACAAAAATTATTTATTGGACAGGAATTATTTTAACTTCTTTATGGTTTGGTGCCAGCGGATTTTTTGAATTGACAACAAACAAATTAGTTTGGGAAATCACACAACTTTTAGGTTATCCTGCACATTTTATTTACATCCTGGGTGTTATGAAGGTTTCTGGAGTTATCACCTTATTAATTCCTAACAAATTATTACGATTAAAAGAATGGGTATTTGCGGGCGTATTTTTTGACATCATCTTTGCTTTCTTTTCAAAACTGGTTGTCTTAGGTTTCCCCGCAACTGTTGATGCCATTATTGCTTTTGTAATGGTAAGTGTTACTTATATCATGTTTAGAAAATTATACAGCGTAACTTATAAGGCAAGAGTTCTTGAGGAAAATTAAGATGTCTTATTTAATCTCACAATCCCGATAGTTATCCGGGAACAAAGTTTTATTTCACGCAGATTAAGCAGATTGGGCAGATTTTTAAAAATAGCTGCTCACATCTGCTTAAATCTTTTAAATCTGCTTGAAACAAAATACTTTTAACCTGAACTCAAAATTTTGGCTAAAGCCCCTCAAACAGACTTTAAGTAACCTCCAGCTAAAGCTGGAGGCAATTAAAACTAATAATTACTTTATGCACATTAATAATTATTTAAATGCATAAAAAATCTTTTTAATCCTTAAAAAAACCTTTGTCCCTCTGCTCCTTTGCACCTTTGTAACTTAAAAACCTGAGCTTTAAAACAAATTAAATTGAGCTTTTCAACAAAGCAACAACCTTCCTTTTCGACGTAAATTTGTAATGAACTTAAAAACACAATTACAATGAACAAAATATGGTTTATTACAGGAAGCTCTCGAGGATTAGGTCGTAATCTTACTGAGGCAGTTTTAGAAAGCGGTGACAAAGTTGCAGCAACTGCACGAGACATTAATCAGTTAAATGATTTAAAAGAAAAATTTCAGGATCAGATTCTGCCTTTAAAATTGGATGTTACCAATTATGATGAAGTACATCAGGCAGTAGAAAAAGCCGTTGAGCATTTTGGAAGAATCGACGTTTTGGTTAACAATGCAGGATTCGGAATTATTGGTGCAGCAGAGGCTTATACAAGCGAACAGGTTCGCAGTCAGTTAGAAACTAATTTATATGCGCCAATTGAAATTACGCGTGCCGTTCTGCCTTACATGCGTAAACAGAAATCAGGACGTATTTTACAAATCAGCTCTGTTGGCGGACGTGTTGGAAATCCGGGATTAACAATGTATCAGGCAGCAAAATTTGGTCTTGGAGGGTTTACAGAGGCTTTAGGCAAAGAAGTTGCACCACTTGGAATTTTTGTAACCAGTGTTGAGCCAGGCGGTTTCCGTACTGATTGGGCTGGCGCATCAATGACATACGCTGAAGATATTGAAGGTTACGAAGCTGTAAAACAACGTACCGATTTCTTTAAAGCTGGAAATTTTGTTCCGGTTGGTGATCCTGAAAAAGCTGCAAAAGTTATGGTTGATCTCGCCTCACACCCAAATCCGCCTGTGCATCTAGTGCTGGGAAGTGAGGCTATTGGAATCTTGCAAAGCGCTGATCAGGACAGAACTGAAGAAATGGAAAAATGGATGAATGTAAGTTTGTCTACAGATCACGTAGATTCTGAGAGTTTTCTAGATTCTGCGCAAGCTAAATGGTTTAGCGGTAAAAAATAACAATTACAAAATGCAATATCAATGGCAATAACAATGAGATCATTATAACGCATAATTTTTTAAACACATAGAAACATAGCTTTCTTTGTCTATAAAGGCGTTTCACTTGTTTTGAACAAACATAGCTTAATATTTTTTCACGCAGATTTGGCAGATTTATGCAGATTAAATTTAAAAAAAAATCTGCTGAATCTGCTTAAATCATTAAAATCTGCGTGAAATATTTTAAAGACAAAGCTATGTGTGAAAATCTAGATTTTTTAAACATCTTTTATTTAGAATATAATCTATGTTTCTATGTGTTTAAAATATTCTCCAACTTTAATTTTCATAATTTTGTGATATGAACGATTCTAAAATAAATCAGAAAAACTCGCCAATTGCTTATTCCTGTTATTACACACAGAACAGAGAAGGCGAACAGTTTGCTTCACAGCATGTTTTGAGTTTCCAAATTTCGGGAGTACTGACTCTTAATAACGGCAGTAAAGAATATGTTTTTAATCCTGGTGATTTTAGATTCATTAGAAGAAATCAGCTCATAAAATTCATCAAACAACCGGATCCTAATACAGCTTTTCAGTCTATTTCGATTTATCTCAATCAGGAAGCGCTTCGGGATTATTCTATTCAATACAATCAAAAAACGAGTTTAATTAAAAGCCCGGAAACAGAAATGGTTCTTCAGTTAAAAGAAGTGCCGTTATTAAAAAGCTTTATGAATTCGCTGATTCCGTACATAAACGAAGACCAATTAATTACCGAAGAACTTCAGGCTTTAAAAGTAAATGAAGCTATTACGATTTTACTGCAATGCAATCCGGAATTAAAAGATATTCTTTTTGATTTTAACGAACCCGGAAAAATTGATCTGGAAGCGTTTATGAAAAAGAATTTCCATTTTAACGTGCAACTAGATCGTTTTGCGTATTTAACCGGCAGAAGTCTTGCAACTTTTAAAAGGGATTTTCAGCGTATTTTCGATATTTCGCCAAGCCGATGGCTCATTCAGAAAAGATTACAGGAAGCGTATTATCAAATTAAAGAAAAAGGAAAAACACCTTCTGAAGTTTATTTGGAAGTAGGTTTTGAAGATTTATCGCATTTTTCGTTTGCGTTTAAAAAACAGTTTGGAATGCCTCCTTCTAAAGTTTGATTTTTATTTAACCGCAAAGTACGCAAAGGTTTACGCAATCCCGATAGCTATCGGGAGCATTTTTTTTTAATCTCGGAAAGACGCGAAGTCGCAAAGTTTTTTTGCCACAGATTAGATTGATTTCCACAGATTTTTTTAAATCATTTTAATCCTAATAATCTGTGGCAAAAAAAAGATCGTAAAGCTATTATTCATATAGCTTTGCGACCTTTGCGTTTTTATAGAATTGCTGCTTTAAAAAACTTAGCGAGCTTTGCGGTTAAATCCTTACCTATCGATTCTCCAGCCAGCTTAAAAACGCCGTTGCTTTCTCTTTCCCAACTAATAATTTTTCTTCTGTTGGAATGGTCAGTTTTAGAATCAATTTTCTTGAGAAATAATGTTCTGCTTCTCTAATTGCCGAAAAGTTCACCAAATATTGTCTGTTGATTCTGAAAAACTGAATGGGAGATAACAGCTTATGAACCTCATCCAGAGATTGTGTAATTTGATATTCTGTTTTATCAAAAGTTACGATGGTTGGTGTTTCGTTTTTGATGTAGAAAAAAGCAATATTTTCTGTTTGGATGGTTTGGTATTTATTGTTTTTAAAAACCAAAAAACTGCTTTTACCTTTGTTTTCGCCCGTTCTTGTTAAGAGATAATCGAAATCGGGCATCATTTTTTTGTTTCTTTGGAAGAAATTTTTCAGTTCGCCTGCTTTTTTAATGGCCTGCGAAATACTTTCTCTTGAAAAAGGTTTTAATACATAATCGATTCCGTTTGATTTAAAAGCGTCGATTGCATAATCATCAAAAGCGGTGCAGAAAATAACCGGCGATAAAACCTCAACGTTTTTGAAAATTTCAAAACTCAAACCATCCGCCAGCTGAATATCCATAAAAATTAAATCGGGCTGATCGTTTTCTAAAAGATAACTCACAGCACCGTCTATACTTTGAATATACGACAAAATCTGAGCATCGGGTCTGATACTCAAAATAAGCTGACCAAGCGCTTTGTCCGTTTTTACTTCATCTTCAATTATTATGATAGTCATAAATTAGTGGTATTTTAACTTTAAAATGGGTTTCGGTTTTGTCAATTTCAATTTCTTTGTTCACCAAATGAAGGAATCGCTGATTGATATTGTTCAGTCCAACGCCTGTTGACAAAGTGCCTCGTTTCAGCTGGATTGGGTTTTCGATTACCAGAAAATCATTTTCGGTATATAATTTAATTTTCAAAGGTTTATCAAGCGAAACGATATTGTGTTTGATACAATTTTCGATCAATAACTGTAGTGAAAAAGGCGGAATTGCACAATCGTACTGCTGGGCATCAATTTCTTTTATAACTTCAAATCCATCTTCAAAACGGGCTTTGAGCAGATATACATAAGAATCCAGAATCTGCAATTCTTCTTTTAACGGAATCAAATCCATTTTTCGGCTTTCTAGGGTAAATCGATAAAAATCAGATAATTTCAGGATAAAATCAGAACTCTGAGGATCCTGCATATCAACCATCGATTTTAAAGTATTTAGACTGTTAAACAAAAAATGCGGATTGACCTGCTGTTTCAAAAGTTCATACTGCGCTCCAAGATGTACAGCTTTGGTACGCTCCAGTTCTACTCCCATTTGCTGGGTTTGATAATTTTGAAAAAGCAAATGCAGGAACATATAGACAATTAAATTGATTAAAACCCCGCGGAGTTCAAACATAATAGGCGCATCCATTTTTGAAACCTGAAAAAGTTCCTGATGTGCGATTACGAGAATCACCATCAGCAAAATTCCCAGTACAACACTAAGCAAAAGTTTCCAGTTAAACAGACTTTTGTTCGTGCGCTGTGATGAGAATTTAGGTAAGCTGTAAATGTTGTAATACCATATAAAAAGAGAAAACAGCAGTGTAATCGAAGAATTTATAATAAGGTCTCCAGGTGTAGAATCGGCATCAAATAATTTAGGTATCGAAGCCATAACTGCCAGCGCAATAGAACTTCCCCAAATAACTTTGAGCGAAACCTGAAAACGTTTTGCTTTTTCCATAATGATAGTGGTTTTGTTATTCTGTTAATCAAAGATAGGTTTATTTTGAAAAAACTTTTCACGCAGATTTAAAAAGTCAGCCCAGAGTATTGCCATTTCTACGAAGTATTTTTTTTAATCTCGCAAAGCCGCAGAGGCGCAAAGTTTTATTCGCAAACTTTATGGGAAATAGAATCAAAAAAATCTGCAAAATTTGGGTGAAAACACATAGAAACATAGATTAATTTCTTAATAATAAAGAACTAAAAGAAAATCTAGATTTCCATGCATAGGCTATGTGTATTTAAACAAATGAAATGCCTTTTATAGACAAAGAAAAGCTATGTCTCTATGTGTTTAAAAAATTTAAGCTCGTTTTACTTCTAAAATTGCCCCTGAATTCATATCCTGAACAAATCCGATAATCTCAAAATCCTGTGTATTATAATTTTTAGGAAGATGAACCAATGCTGTTCCTTTTTTGGCTTTGTTTAAATCTACAAACTGCAGATTGCGAACAATTTGATAATGTGATAAAACCCTGTGTGCGTTCTCTCCTCTTTTTACATTGCTTTTGGCTTCTTTTTGAACAATCGCAATTAATAAACGACTGTTTTTTGAAGTGCTTTCGACATTATAGTTTACAGAAAGTGAATTCGCATTTTGACTGGCTTCTAAACTTAAATTTGTAGAAACTGGTTTAGAAAGTGCCGATTTAATTCCGTTTCGCAGACTGGTTTCCTGAGAACCAACATAATCTATTTTTCCATTAATAATTACCTGCGGTGTATAGATTGGATCTTTCTCCATGTATTTTGCATAATCGTATTGTCTTTTAGTGAAATCTGCATTGCTGAAAATGTCTTTCCAGCCTTGTTTATCCCAATAGTCAACGTGATAAGAAAGTACGTAAACATTTTTATCTTTTAATTCATTTTGAATTTTCCCTAATAATTCGTCTGCCGGAGGACAGCTCGAACAGCCTTCAGAAGTGTATAATTCTAAAAGGGCAAAACCCTTTTTATCCTGATTGCTTTGGCTGAAAATCGTATTTCCTGTTAAGAAAAACAGCATTGCAAAAGCACTTATTATTTTTATCTTTTTCATGATTTTTGAAATTATGAATTATAAGCTATGAATTATGAGTAAAATTTAAGTTTCAAAAAAATCATAACTCATAATTCATAACTTATAACTCTTTAAAGAATATTAATCTCAACGTTTATATTTCCTCTTGTCGCTTTTGAGTACGGACAAGTATGATGTGCCTGAGAAGCTAAAGTTTCGGCAGTTTCAAGGTCAATTCCCGGAAGGCTGATGTTTAAA includes:
- a CDS encoding LytR/AlgR family response regulator transcription factor is translated as MTIIIIEDEVKTDKALGQLILSIRPDAQILSYIQSIDGAVSYLLENDQPDLIFMDIQLADGLSFEIFKNVEVLSPVIFCTAFDDYAIDAFKSNGIDYVLKPFSRESISQAIKKAGELKNFFQRNKKMMPDFDYLLTRTGENKGKSSFLVFKNNKYQTIQTENIAFFYIKNETPTIVTFDKTEYQITQSLDEVHKLLSPIQFFRINRQYLVNFSAIREAEHYFSRKLILKLTIPTEEKLLVGKEKATAFLSWLENR
- a CDS encoding oxidoreductase, with translation MNKIWFITGSSRGLGRNLTEAVLESGDKVAATARDINQLNDLKEKFQDQILPLKLDVTNYDEVHQAVEKAVEHFGRIDVLVNNAGFGIIGAAEAYTSEQVRSQLETNLYAPIEITRAVLPYMRKQKSGRILQISSVGGRVGNPGLTMYQAAKFGLGGFTEALGKEVAPLGIFVTSVEPGGFRTDWAGASMTYAEDIEGYEAVKQRTDFFKAGNFVPVGDPEKAAKVMVDLASHPNPPVHLVLGSEAIGILQSADQDRTEEMEKWMNVSLSTDHVDSESFLDSAQAKWFSGKK
- a CDS encoding sensor histidine kinase; protein product: MEKAKRFQVSLKVIWGSSIALAVMASIPKLFDADSTPGDLIINSSITLLFSLFIWYYNIYSLPKFSSQRTNKSLFNWKLLLSVVLGILLMVILVIAHQELFQVSKMDAPIMFELRGVLINLIVYMFLHLLFQNYQTQQMGVELERTKAVHLGAQYELLKQQVNPHFLFNSLNTLKSMVDMQDPQSSDFILKLSDFYRFTLESRKMDLIPLKEELQILDSYVYLLKARFEDGFEVIKEIDAQQYDCAIPPFSLQLLIENCIKHNIVSLDKPLKIKLYTENDFLVIENPIQLKRGTLSTGVGLNNINQRFLHLVNKEIEIDKTETHFKVKIPLIYDYHNN
- a CDS encoding DUF1223 domain-containing protein, translating into MKKIKIISAFAMLFFLTGNTIFSQSNQDKKGFALLELYTSEGCSSCPPADELLGKIQNELKDKNVYVLSYHVDYWDKQGWKDIFSNADFTKRQYDYAKYMEKDPIYTPQVIINGKIDYVGSQETSLRNGIKSALSKPVSTNLSLEASQNANSLSVNYNVESTSKNSRLLIAIVQKEAKSNVKRGENAHRVLSHYQIVRNLQFVDLNKAKKGTALVHLPKNYNTQDFEIIGFVQDMNSGAILEVKRA
- a CDS encoding helix-turn-helix domain-containing protein, which encodes MNDSKINQKNSPIAYSCYYTQNREGEQFASQHVLSFQISGVLTLNNGSKEYVFNPGDFRFIRRNQLIKFIKQPDPNTAFQSISIYLNQEALRDYSIQYNQKTSLIKSPETEMVLQLKEVPLLKSFMNSLIPYINEDQLITEELQALKVNEAITILLQCNPELKDILFDFNEPGKIDLEAFMKKNFHFNVQLDRFAYLTGRSLATFKRDFQRIFDISPSRWLIQKRLQEAYYQIKEKGKTPSEVYLEVGFEDLSHFSFAFKKQFGMPPSKV
- a CDS encoding DoxX family protein yields the protein MNAKTTKIIYWTGIILTSLWFGASGFFELTTNKLVWEITQLLGYPAHFIYILGVMKVSGVITLLIPNKLLRLKEWVFAGVFFDIIFAFFSKLVVLGFPATVDAIIAFVMVSVTYIMFRKLYSVTYKARVLEEN
- a CDS encoding Crp/Fnr family transcriptional regulator; protein product: MTFKSKNPFKMQAKTLLQEHIAKTASLTQEEFDYFFSHFKSLTFKKGQTIISEGDKVDCEYFVISGCLKAFFINDEIKMYILQFAMPTWWTSDYNALYNQTPAQINVDCITDAEVLCLSSADREKLCAEFHQIEHFFRWRTNKGYIASQKRLLSFMNNNVKTRYEELLALYPQLYNLVPKHLIASYLGVSRETLSRLHNS